Genomic window (Corynebacterium simulans):
ACCTTCGCCTTTTCCCCGTGGGTAGACCGCGAGCGTCAGCTCATCGATGACGTTTATATGACTCCTTTTAAGGTCATTCACCCAGTAGAGACGTATTCGTTGCGCATGGAGCATGCGAAGACCGGTAAGACCATTACTTACTCCGGCGATACCTGCCCAACCCCCGCGCTTGTCGATGCTGCCCGCAACGCCGATCTCTTCTTATGCGAGGCCGCATGGGGAGCGACGTCGGAAGGCAAGGCACCTAATATGCATATGTCGGGCGCGGAGGCAGGCCGCGTGGCACGCGAGGCGGGCGTAGCAAAGCTGGTGCTCGTTCACCTTCAGCCATGGGGAGATAGTTCAGAAACCCTGCGTGCAGCACAGACGGAGTTCGACGGCGAGATCGTCTTGGGCGCGCCGGGCATGGAGTTTGAGCTCTAGTACCCTTGGGTGCATGACTGATTTTTCTCGTGCTGATGGTCGCGCGCTAGACCAAATGCGAAGCGTGCGTATTACCCGTAACTTCACCACCAACCCGGCAGGTTCCGTGCTCGTCGAGTTTGGCAACACCCGCGTGATGTGCACCGCCTCCGTGGAGTTTGGCGTGCCGCGCTTTAAGAAGGACTCCGGCGAGGGCTGGTTGACCGCTGAGTACTCGATGTTGCCGGCAGCAACGCACGACCGAATGCCTCGCGAGTCCATGAAGGGCAAAGTCAAGGGCCGTACCCACGAGATTTCCCGCTTGGTCGGGCGCTCTCTGCGTGCTGCCGTGGACCTTTCCGAGCTGGGCGAGAACACCATCCAGCTCGACTGCGACGTTCTGCAGGCAGACGGCGGTACCCGCACGGCTTCGATTACCGGTGCGTACGTGGCCTTGGCAGATGCTATCGAGTACCTGAAGTCCGAGGGCGTCGTGCCGGGCGAGCCGCTGCTGGACCCAATCGCCGCGGTATCCGTGGGCATCATCGATGGCGAGATTTGCCTCGACCTGCCTTATGAAGAAGATTCCCGCGCGGAGGTCGACCTGAACGTGGTGATGCAGGAAGGCGGCGACTTCGTGGAGATTCAGGGCACCGGCGAACACGGCTTGTTCGGCCGCGCTGAGCTGAACTCCATGCTGGATGTGGCACAGAAGGGCTGCACCGAGCTGATTGCTGCGCAGAAGGCTGCTTTGGGATGGTAAAGCTTCTCGTCGCATCGAATAATAAGAAGAAACTTGGCGAGCTCGAACGCATCCTCGCAGACGCGGGAATCGAAGGCGTCGAGCTGCTACCACTTTCCGCTGTGCCGGCGTATGACGAACCGGTGGAGGACGGACGCACGTTTGCCGATAACGCACTGATTAAAGCCCGTGCTGGCGTTGCCAATACTGGTATCGCCACGATTGCGGATGACTCGGGTATCGCCGTCGAAGAGCTCAATGGAATGCCGGGCGTGCTCTCCGCGCGCTGGTCTGGCCAGCACGGCGATGACCAAGCCAACAACGAGCTGCTTCTCGCACAGATGGCTGATGTTCCCGACGAACGCCGCCAAGCCGCCTTTGTCTCCGTGTGCGCATTGGTCACGCCAGACGGCGCGGAACACGTGGCTGAGGGCCGGTGGCCAGGAATGCTGCTGCGCGCACCAAAGGGCGAGAATGGCTTCGGCTATGACCCGCTTTTCCAGCCGGAGGGCGAGCAGCGCTCCTCGGCGCAAATGAGCCCGGAGGAAAAGAACGCGGTTTCCCACCGCGGGCGTGCGCTGGCGCAGCTTACTAGCGCCATCGCCAAGCTGGCGTAGCTTTACCCCGGATACACTTAAGGCCCAGCAGATGCTGGGCCTTTTCTAGCTTAAAGCTGGAATTGCTCGGTGACTTCGCGGCGTCGCTTGTATTCCATCCAGAAGGATAGGAAAGGCACAACGCCGGCTAGGGCAGTAGTGATGAGCTTGCCTGCCGGCCACAGCGCACGCGGGCCGAGGATGAGAATCGAAAGCAAGTAAATCATGTAAGCCACGCCGTGGGCCTGGGCAATGTAGAGGCCCCAGTGCGGAATCTCCACGCCGACGATGTACTCGAGAACCATGCGCGCAACCAAGAGAAGTAGGAAGATACCGGTCACGGTTGCGGCGATGGAAAAGAACTTGAGTGGGCCGCGGATGCGGGCCTTACGGTCTGGGTGGATTTGGTTAGTCATGGCCCTACTTTCTAATTCTGGTCGTCGCCACGCCTGCGGCGCTGTTGGTTTAAGGCGTTAAAGGTTTCTACGTCCATCTGTGGGCGCTGCGGCAAGAAGTCCTCATCGATCTTAGTGACTTCGCCTTGCTCGGACTTTGCTTGGTGCTGGTAGTCCGTGACACCCATTTCGGCGGCTTCGTTCTCTGCCTCGATGCGCTCATTTTCATAACCTAGGGCGGTCTTATACGCATAAACCACAAAGACAGCGAAGAGTGGCCATTGGAAGGCATAGCCTAAATTTTGGAAGGTGCCGGAGCCGGAGCGGAAGCGCGTCCACTGCCAGTAGGCGAGCAATAAAAAGAGCACCACGAAAAACGCGATGAGGACGATATGCCACCATCGCACTTTCAGCTTCTGCCGCTTTGGCGCTTTGTTATTACTCACCCGTAACAGCCTACTCAACACAAACAAAAAACTGGATTCGGGTGCGCCAGTTTTAGCGTGGGCGTAGAAAACATGTAAACTACTTTCGTTGCAAGCGCCCGTGGCGGAATTGGCAGACGCGCTAGATTTAGGTTCTAGTGTCTTATGACGTGAGAGTTCAAGTCTCTCCGGGCGCACGCTTAGCCTCCGTGTCACACGGAGGCTTTTTGCCGTTCAGGGCTTATTTCTTGGCGCCATGAACATTTCACGTGAAGGTAATACTTTCGCAACCTAAGTTTCTTAGGCTCTTGAGGTCCCCTCGGAATCTCATACGGAGAAAATTCATGGTCCTCTCGCATCGTAAAATCGGCATTCTTGTTATCTCTTCGCTGTGCGCAAGCAGCCTCGTTGCCCCACATGCGCTGGCGCAGTCTGCTTCGGAAGGCTCACGCTTTACACTCGGCGTGCTTCCCGATACGCAGTTCTACTCTCGCTATTCCACCCCTGAGACTGGCAACCTCGCGCAGGAGCGCTACGGAAGTGAGCCTTATCGGGCGCAAACCGAATGGCTTGCGGAAAACAAAGACGCCCTAAATATGCAGTTTGCTACTCACTTGGGCGATGTCGTGGACCAGTCTGATGTGGAAGGGGAGTGGAAGGTCGCCGACGAGGCGATGCGTACGCTCGACCAGTCGGATCTTAACTACTCCATCCTTCCTGGCAATCACGACCTGACCGGCGATGCTTCCTACCAGCCTTTCAACCAGTGGTTTGGGGCTGACCGCGCCAAGGAGGCCAACTCGACGTTCCAGGAACGCTTCACTGGGGTCGATTCTGATTCCGAGTACCACATTTTTGAAGCCGAAGGCCAAGAGTATTTGGTCTTGGCCCTTGCATGGCGCGCCAACAACGAGGTGCTGGATTGGGCGCAGCAGGCTATCGATGAACACCCTGACCTTCCGGTAATCCTGACTACCCATGAGGTCTTGAACATTGATGGCTCCGGTGAGGTTTTCTATTCAGACGATTATGGCAAGCACTTGTGGGACGATTTCATCAGTAAAAACGACCAGATTTTCCTCACCATGGGTGGTCATCACCATGGCGCAGGCTACCGAGTGGACAAGAACGACTACGGACACGATGTTGTAGCTATCTTGCAGGATTATCAGATGGCCTATCAGGGCGGAAACGGCCTTTTGGGCGTCCTTGAGTTTGATCTCACCGGCAACGAACTCGAGATGGCAGCGCTTTCGCCATGGGTCGCGCAGAAGCCCCAGGAAGAACTCACGCAATTCGATGAGCTGATTTTGGAGGGCAAGGGCGATAGTTACAAGATTCCGTTCAATTTCGCGGAACGCTTCGCTGATTTTGACCCGCAGTTCCAGGTCGGTGATGAAAACAATGGCGATTTGGCGCAGGAGGCGCGCGATATCGTGTCTGCCGGTTATCGGCCATACGAAATTAAGGCCGATGAGCTTCCGCAGGGTCCGGATGACTTTGTGAAAAATGACAACACTGTCTTCCATTGGCGTCCAGGTGAGGCAAAGGACAAGGAAGGTGCAGCGCTTAACGACGGCGCACCTGCCGGCGCTGGCACCATCATTCCGGATATTGCGGGTGAGGGTGACTTGCATCGTGAAGGCGGCGTCGTTGGCGCAGACCGGGTGACGTATAGCTCGGACCATCACCCATTGTCGTCGGATAGCGGCTCGCTTTATTGGGCTGACCCGGCCGGCAAACCTACGACTGCGGAGTTTAAGTCGGCCAAGGATGCAGCTATTAATCGCTTTGATTCCGATTCGGGCTATACCTTTGAGTCTTTTGTGAAGCTGCCGGAGGACTTTGATGGCGAAAAGCATGGCTGGGGCAGTGCGATTTCGCGGGATTCGCAGATTTCCAAGTTAGTACCGGGCTCGACGGATACTGATCCCACCGTGATGTTCGGTGTGTCGAACTTGCGGGAGTTGCGCTGGTGGGCAGAGCCGGAAGAAGGAAGCGGCTCGACTGTGTGGTCGCACGAGGTGCCGAAGGACGAGTGGATGCACATTGCTGTGGTCAACGACCCAGAAAAGGACACCGTGGAGATGTTCATCAACGGTGCGCCGATTTTGCGTAATGCCAAGGGAGCGGAGGGGCTGTTGCCGCGTGACCTGCAGTGGGTAATGGGCGCAGGCCGCGGAGAAGGCCACCCACAAGACCCGTGGTACGGCTGGATCGGCGAGACCCGTCTGAGCAGCGGCGTGCTGGATAAGGAACAGTGGCTAACTGCTCGGGATCATGATGCTGATGCATCTGCCAACGGATCGGCTTCGGGATCGGCATCTGGGTCTTCCACTGGCTCTGCGGCGGGCCTGTCGAGCGGGGCGTCGAGTAGCGGCGGCGTCCTAGCCGCGGTGGTGGTGGGCCTTTTGGCGGTAGTCGGTGGAGGCTTTGCGCTGGCGAATTTCTTGAGCCGAACATTGGGAATTCCGCTGCCACGGTTGCCTTTCTAAAGCTTGCGAAAATCGCGATCGGAAGTGGAAACAATCGGGCGCAGAATGTGATTTTGTGCCCGATTTATCCTGTTGCTGAAGTAAATAAACACAATGTGCATTAAGAATCTGAGCTGGTGTTTAGCTATAGAAATTCGCAACAATGGTTTTCTTCCGATCGGCAGGTAATTCGGAAATCGCTGATAAAAAAGCTATCAATGCGATGTGGGGAAGCTTACGATCGGGGGCAATTTACCCCCGATCTAAACGGTATGTCCGTCTTTTATGAAATTGATGACCTGCGCGGGCATCGAATAAACACGGATGTGCTCTGTTACACAATTGCTCAAGTAGGAGGGTGTAGTCACGGCTCCTAAAATTGGAGACAAGAGGCGCTCGTCGCTTAGAAGGTGAGACCAAAGTTTCCGGCAGGAAACGCGTGGAACACAGTGACAGGAAACAGCGGCAAGGCGCCCCGAATCACTTGAATGAAATGTGTCAAACAAGAAGGGAGTCACAATCGTGACCACCGCAACGCAACCGCTGCAGTTTGAAGCCTGGAAAGGATTCGAGCCTGGTCCATGGACTGAAGGCATCAACGTCCGGGACTTCATCCAGCGCAACTACACTCCGTACGATGGAGACGCTTCCTTCCTCGCGGGCCCAACCGAAAAGACCCAGCGCACGTGGGACACCCTCGAAAAGGACTACCTGTCAGTAGAGCGCCAAAAGCGCATTTTCGATGTGGATACCCACACCCCAACTGACATCGATGCTTTCCCGGCCGGCTACATCTCTGAGGATGACGACGTCATCGTCGGCCTGCAGACCGACACTCCGCTCAAGCGTGCCATGATGCCAAACGGCGGCTGGCGCATGGTTGAGCAGGCCATCCGTGAGGCAGGCAAGGAGCCGGAGGAAGACATCAAGAAGATCTTCACCCGCTACCGCAAGACCCACAACGACGCTGTCTTCGATATCTACACCCCACGTATTCGTGCGGCTCGATCATCACACATCATCACCGGTCTGCCTGACGCATACGGTCGCGGCCGCATCATCGGTGACTACCGCCGCGTGGCTCTCTACGGTGTCGACTACCTGATTGCCGAGAAGGACGCCAAGAAGCACGAGGTCGGCGAGCTCGGTTTCAGCGAGCACTGGGCACGCTACCGCGAGGAGCACGCAGAGCAGATCAAGGCTCTGAAGAAGCTCAAGGTCATGGCACAGTCCTACGGCTTCGACATCTCCGGTCCTGCAAAGACTGCTCACGAAGCTGTTCAGTGGACCTACTTCGGCTACTTGGCTTCCATCAAGTCCCAGGACGGCGCCGCAATGTCCATCGGCCGCCTGTCTGCATTCTTCGACTGCTACTTCGAGCGCGACCTCGCAGCCGGCATCATCACCGAAGAGGACGCACAGGAAATCATCGACCAGCTCGTTCTGAAGCTGCGCATCGTTCGCTTCCTGCGCACCGAGGACTACGACCAGATCTTCTCCGGCGACCCATACTGGGCAACTTGGTCTGACGCTGGTTTCGGCAATGACGGCCGCCACATGGTTACCAAGACCTCCTTCCGTCTGCTGCAGACCCTGGTCAACCTTGGCCCGTCACCAGAGCCAAACATCACCATTTTCTGGGACCCAGCACTGCCAGAGGGCTACAAGAAGTTCTGTGCTCACATCTCGATCACCACTTCTTCCATCCAGTACGAGTCTGACAAGCAGATTCGTGAGCAGTGGGGCGACGACGCAGCGATTGCTTGCTGTGTTTCCCCGATGGAAGTTGGCAAGCAGATGCAGTTCTTCGGCGCTCGCGTTAACGCTGCAAAGGCCCTGCTCTACGCCATCAACGGCGGCCGCGACGAGGTCACCGGCAAGCAGGTTGTCGAGGGCTACGACGCTATCCAGGGCGACGGCCCGCTCGACTTCGACGAGGTTTGGAAGAAGTACGAGGAGATGCTCGACTGGGTAGTCGGCACCTACGTCGA
Coding sequences:
- a CDS encoding MBL fold metallo-hydrolase → MKLTILGCSGSVPVPGNAASGYLVSFPDAPSIVMDMGPGTLARLQEVQDPCDAHVAFSHLHADHCMDFPSLMVWRRFHPTAPAPSRNFCLGPSYTPQHLGRLSSDEVDGVDDMSDTFAFSPWVDRERQLIDDVYMTPFKVIHPVETYSLRMEHAKTGKTITYSGDTCPTPALVDAARNADLFLCEAAWGATSEGKAPNMHMSGAEAGRVAREAGVAKLVLVHLQPWGDSSETLRAAQTEFDGEIVLGAPGMEFEL
- the rph gene encoding ribonuclease PH, yielding MTDFSRADGRALDQMRSVRITRNFTTNPAGSVLVEFGNTRVMCTASVEFGVPRFKKDSGEGWLTAEYSMLPAATHDRMPRESMKGKVKGRTHEISRLVGRSLRAAVDLSELGENTIQLDCDVLQADGGTRTASITGAYVALADAIEYLKSEGVVPGEPLLDPIAAVSVGIIDGEICLDLPYEEDSRAEVDLNVVMQEGGDFVEIQGTGEHGLFGRAELNSMLDVAQKGCTELIAAQKAALGW
- the rdgB gene encoding RdgB/HAM1 family non-canonical purine NTP pyrophosphatase produces the protein MVKLLVASNNKKKLGELERILADAGIEGVELLPLSAVPAYDEPVEDGRTFADNALIKARAGVANTGIATIADDSGIAVEELNGMPGVLSARWSGQHGDDQANNELLLAQMADVPDERRQAAFVSVCALVTPDGAEHVAEGRWPGMLLRAPKGENGFGYDPLFQPEGEQRSSAQMSPEEKNAVSHRGRALAQLTSAIAKLA
- a CDS encoding DUF3817 domain-containing protein, translating into MTNQIHPDRKARIRGPLKFFSIAATVTGIFLLLLVARMVLEYIVGVEIPHWGLYIAQAHGVAYMIYLLSILILGPRALWPAGKLITTALAGVVPFLSFWMEYKRRREVTEQFQL
- a CDS encoding LamG-like jellyroll fold domain-containing protein, translated to MVLSHRKIGILVISSLCASSLVAPHALAQSASEGSRFTLGVLPDTQFYSRYSTPETGNLAQERYGSEPYRAQTEWLAENKDALNMQFATHLGDVVDQSDVEGEWKVADEAMRTLDQSDLNYSILPGNHDLTGDASYQPFNQWFGADRAKEANSTFQERFTGVDSDSEYHIFEAEGQEYLVLALAWRANNEVLDWAQQAIDEHPDLPVILTTHEVLNIDGSGEVFYSDDYGKHLWDDFISKNDQIFLTMGGHHHGAGYRVDKNDYGHDVVAILQDYQMAYQGGNGLLGVLEFDLTGNELEMAALSPWVAQKPQEELTQFDELILEGKGDSYKIPFNFAERFADFDPQFQVGDENNGDLAQEARDIVSAGYRPYEIKADELPQGPDDFVKNDNTVFHWRPGEAKDKEGAALNDGAPAGAGTIIPDIAGEGDLHREGGVVGADRVTYSSDHHPLSSDSGSLYWADPAGKPTTAEFKSAKDAAINRFDSDSGYTFESFVKLPEDFDGEKHGWGSAISRDSQISKLVPGSTDTDPTVMFGVSNLRELRWWAEPEEGSGSTVWSHEVPKDEWMHIAVVNDPEKDTVEMFINGAPILRNAKGAEGLLPRDLQWVMGAGRGEGHPQDPWYGWIGETRLSSGVLDKEQWLTARDHDADASANGSASGSASGSSTGSAAGLSSGASSSGGVLAAVVVGLLAVVGGGFALANFLSRTLGIPLPRLPF
- the pflB gene encoding formate C-acetyltransferase, coding for MTTATQPLQFEAWKGFEPGPWTEGINVRDFIQRNYTPYDGDASFLAGPTEKTQRTWDTLEKDYLSVERQKRIFDVDTHTPTDIDAFPAGYISEDDDVIVGLQTDTPLKRAMMPNGGWRMVEQAIREAGKEPEEDIKKIFTRYRKTHNDAVFDIYTPRIRAARSSHIITGLPDAYGRGRIIGDYRRVALYGVDYLIAEKDAKKHEVGELGFSEHWARYREEHAEQIKALKKLKVMAQSYGFDISGPAKTAHEAVQWTYFGYLASIKSQDGAAMSIGRLSAFFDCYFERDLAAGIITEEDAQEIIDQLVLKLRIVRFLRTEDYDQIFSGDPYWATWSDAGFGNDGRHMVTKTSFRLLQTLVNLGPSPEPNITIFWDPALPEGYKKFCAHISITTSSIQYESDKQIREQWGDDAAIACCVSPMEVGKQMQFFGARVNAAKALLYAINGGRDEVTGKQVVEGYDAIQGDGPLDFDEVWKKYEEMLDWVVGTYVEALNIIHFCHDKYAYEAIEMALHDSNIVRSMGCGIAGLSIVADSLSAIKYAKVYPVRDESGLIVDYKTEGDFPFYGNDDDRADDIAATIVHTVMDKIKAIPMYRNAIPTQSVLTITSNVVYGKATGAFPSGHKAGTPFAPGANPENGADSHGMVASMLSVGKLDYKDALDGISLTNTITPSGLGRTPEERIDNLVGVLDAGFIMESE